A single genomic interval of Xyrauchen texanus isolate HMW12.3.18 chromosome 48, RBS_HiC_50CHRs, whole genome shotgun sequence harbors:
- the LOC127640001 gene encoding tetratricopeptide repeat protein 39C, with translation MAGPEHPQQQVEEKAEQIDDAELAFQGIHMLLNNGFKESDELFKRYRTHSPLMSFGASFVSFLNAMMTFEEEKMQMACDDLRTTEKLCESDNTGVIETIRNKIKKSMDSQRSGVEVLDRMQRQIIVADCQIYLAVLYFVKQELSAYIKGGWILRKAWKMYNKCYSDISQLQEACSRRSSDQEGALASDKANHNTSSTESGGRVTEEVLDRLKGSVSFGYGLFHLCISMVPPHLLKIVNLLGFPGDRHQGLASLAYASESKDMKAPLATLALLWYHTVVQPFFALDGSDSHAGLLEAKAILQKKAMVYPNSSLFIFFKGRVQRLECQINSALASFQDALEFASDQREIQHVCLYEIGWCSMIEMNFEDAFRSFERLKNESRWSQCYYAYLTGVCQGASGDLEGAKTVFQDVQKLFKRKNNQIEQFALKRAERLRKMSLTRELCILGVVEVLYLWKALPNCSSSKLQLMNQVLQGLDDQSSLGLKHLLLGAIQKCLGNIVDAIQSFQLAAQDEYGHLKNSYVQPYSCYEMGCVLLAKPETLSKGRSLLLQAKENYSGYDFENRLHVRIHSALASIKEVVPH, from the exons GACTCATAGCCCGCTAATGAGCTTTGGGGCCAGTTTCGTCAGCTTCTTG AATGCCATGATGACATTCGAGGAGGAGAAAATGCAGATGGCCTGCGATGACCTGAGGACTACTGAGAAACTTTGTGAGAGTGACAACACCGGCGTCATCGAGACCATCCGTAACAAAATCAAGAAGAGT ATGGACTCCCAGAGATCAGGGGTGGAGGttttggatcgcatgcagaggcAAATCATTGTGGCAGACTGCCAGATCTATCTCGCCGTGCTGTATTTTGTCAAACAGGAACTCTCAG CTTACATCAAAGGGGGCTGGATCCTCCGCAAGGCCTGGAAAATGTACAACAAATGCTACAGTGACATCAGCCAACTGCAGGAAGCCTGTAGCAGACGGTCCTCAGACCAGGAGGGGGCACTGGCCTCCGATAAAGCCAACCACAACACATCTTCAACAGAAAGTGGCGGCAGAGTAACAGAAGAGGTTCTGGATCGTCTCAAGGGTTCTGTCAGCTTCGGTTATGGTCTTTTTCACCTGTGTATTTCAATGGTACCTCCACACCTGCTCAAGATCGTAAACCTGTTGGGTTTTCCTGGAGATCGCCACCAAGGTCTTGCGTCCTTAGCCTATGCTAGTGAGAGCAAAGATATGAAAGCGCCACTGGCCAC TTTGGCCCTCTTGTGGTATCACACAGTGGTGCAGCCCTTCTTTGCCCTGGATGGCTCTGACTCTCACGCTGGACTGCTGGAGGCCAAAgccattctgcagaagaaagcaatgGTTTACCCAAACTCCTCTCTCTTCATCTTCTTCAAGGGACGAGTACAGAGATTAGAG TGCCAAATCAACAGTGCACTGGCGTCATTCCAGGATGCTCTGGAGTTCGCCTCAGACCAAAGAGAGATTCAACACGTGTGCCTCTATGAAATCG GTTGGTGCAGCATGATCGAGATGAACTTTGAAGATGCCTTCAGGTCTTTTGAACGACTGAAGAATGAATCCCGATGGTCTCAGTGCTACTATGCTTACCTCACTGGAG TATGTCAGGGAGCCTCTGGTGATCTTGAGGGAGCCAAGACCGTTTTCCAAGATGTTCAGAAGCTTTTTAAGCGCAAGAACAATCAAATCGAGCAGTTTGCTCTCAAAAGG GCAGAGAGACTGAGAAAAATGTCCCTTACACGAGAGCTGTGCATTTTGGGTGTTGTTGAGGTGCTGTACTTATGGAAAGCTCTTCCAAATTGCTCTTCCTCCAAACTCCAGCTTATGAACCAAG TTCTACAAGGGCTGGATGACCAGTCAAGTCTGGGCCTAAAGCATCTGCTGCTTGGTGCTATTCAGAAATGTCTTGGAAATATTGTAGATGCCATCCAG TCATTTCAGTTGGCAGCACAGGATGAATATGGCCATCTGAAGAACAGCTATGTTCAGCCCTATTCCTGCTATGAGATGGGCTGCGTGTTACTGGCCAAACCTGAG ACTCTGAGTAAAGGAAGATCATTACTGCTTCAGGCTAAG GAGAACTACTCTGGGTACGACTTTGAGAATCGATTGCACGTCCGTATCCATTCTGCCCTTGCCTCCATAAAGGAAGTGGTCCCACACTGA